One genomic segment of Pirellulales bacterium includes these proteins:
- a CDS encoding type IV secretory system conjugative DNA transfer family protein gives MLTWLSKALAAYCALLLLLAWWPTSLLGLIAFAIWRIKHRRGRQLTDLGSARWAKESDLVTAGMLGATSGLILGRLPRQRRAWRGSSTGFRRQDALVRMPNAVHTTVFGPSGAGKGVSFVIPTLLTESESCVVLDFKGELARCTAEHRRKYFGHQVVLLDPYCTVTQKPDTFNPLDFIKDGHPLAIDDCNDLASALVVRTGEEKDPHWSDSAEACIAAVAATVVGYGKSDMRSLQTVREILSHPERLEMAIKLMCESNHWNGMLAQMGGQLMHFMDKEKASVLSSTLRHLRFLGTPAIAASTSSSSFDPAQLRRGKLTVYLILPPERAQAQAGLLRMWVGSLLRACVREGVQ, from the coding sequence ATGTTGACGTGGTTGTCCAAAGCGCTCGCGGCGTATTGCGCCCTTCTTCTGCTATTGGCATGGTGGCCGACAAGCCTGCTGGGGCTGATTGCGTTTGCGATATGGCGCATTAAACATCGTCGAGGTCGCCAACTCACCGATCTAGGCTCGGCCCGCTGGGCGAAAGAATCCGACTTGGTTACGGCAGGAATGCTTGGGGCTACCAGCGGATTAATCCTCGGACGCTTGCCCCGTCAGCGGCGTGCATGGAGAGGGTCCTCCACGGGATTTCGCCGGCAGGACGCCTTGGTACGAATGCCCAATGCCGTCCATACCACCGTCTTCGGACCCAGTGGCGCGGGCAAAGGTGTTTCCTTCGTAATCCCGACATTACTAACAGAATCCGAATCTTGCGTCGTGCTCGATTTCAAAGGAGAGCTGGCGCGCTGCACGGCTGAGCATCGGCGCAAATATTTTGGTCATCAAGTGGTGCTTCTCGACCCCTATTGCACAGTGACGCAAAAGCCGGACACGTTCAATCCGCTCGATTTCATTAAAGATGGCCATCCTCTGGCCATCGACGATTGCAACGATTTAGCCAGCGCATTGGTCGTGCGCACCGGGGAAGAGAAAGACCCACACTGGTCGGACAGCGCCGAGGCGTGCATCGCCGCCGTCGCCGCGACCGTCGTGGGATATGGAAAGTCCGACATGCGATCCCTTCAAACCGTTCGAGAAATTCTCAGCCATCCCGAGCGACTGGAAATGGCGATCAAGCTGATGTGCGAGTCGAATCACTGGAATGGAATGCTGGCGCAAATGGGGGGTCAGCTCATGCACTTTATGGACAAGGAAAAGGCGTCGGTTCTCTCCAGTACGTTGCGGCACCTGCGTTTCTTGGGAACACCCGCCATCGCGGCCAGCACGTCCTCCAGCAGTTTCGATCCTGCGCAGCTCCGCCGCGGCAAATTAACCGTGTATCTGATCCTTCCGCCCGAGCGTGCCCAAGCCCAGGCGGGACTGCTGCGGATGTGGGTGGGGTCGCTACTCCGCGCCTGCGTGCGGGAAGGAGTCCAATGA
- a CDS encoding ParB/RepB/Spo0J family partition protein: MNANIVLSKVVPGKVNPRRVKPDREAHRKLVASIKSFGLLEPLVVRPVGKRFQVIAGNRRLAALCEVHQQEKNTIKIPCMVREADDVSAEALSLAENFAREGMHPLDEAETFARLAGEEGKDAESIAAQFGVKDHYVRQRMKLATLANPIKTAYREGTIDTGTAEVFTSVPKERQLTVWQELNGHPRHAEQVRNVIAAAWIDAGNAVFDVSILSPAAVSRDLFGQRVLVERAAFMEAQATALVQEREALTEDGWKEVIIGPKADVQDRLWSMTEAQVEYDEETIRKLVAIDKRWERVEGKIAKVPEEDMDRAAALQGELDALNAEAGKLHSEAPRKYSEATKAKGTVFLMLDLDGSVCREYRVPKQAKGVNGSEGKGPDDGTALAPDAPPTAGDLSDRQLVTTFTQQAIAVRQAILEQRLVGKRVLVLILHDRIRSEALSIRHDANSTTVHADRTEGFASPALTALRKRRAEIDPFIKKAPHNDVESYERLCKLSEEKLDALIELLTAECLSAHMSRRTALIERLAGELDVNMREVWRPDAAWLSSYQKVQLADLIGELRGGVMHRPSDDRKKTELVLSLEKLFADAAEGKLEDAKLAETVNRWLPSNLRPEAKAK, translated from the coding sequence ATGAACGCGAACATTGTGCTATCGAAGGTCGTGCCGGGGAAGGTCAATCCGCGTCGAGTCAAGCCGGATCGGGAGGCCCATCGCAAACTGGTGGCGTCGATCAAGTCGTTTGGGTTGCTGGAGCCGCTGGTGGTGCGTCCAGTGGGCAAGCGGTTTCAGGTAATTGCTGGGAACCGCAGGCTGGCGGCGTTGTGTGAGGTCCACCAGCAGGAGAAGAACACCATCAAGATTCCCTGCATGGTGCGGGAAGCGGATGATGTCTCCGCCGAGGCGTTGTCGCTGGCGGAGAACTTCGCCCGCGAGGGGATGCACCCGCTGGACGAAGCGGAGACTTTTGCCCGGTTGGCGGGGGAGGAAGGGAAGGACGCCGAGAGCATCGCCGCCCAGTTTGGCGTGAAGGATCATTATGTCCGGCAGAGGATGAAGCTGGCGACTCTCGCCAACCCCATCAAGACGGCCTACCGGGAAGGAACTATCGACACCGGGACGGCGGAGGTGTTCACATCAGTGCCCAAGGAGCGGCAACTGACGGTCTGGCAGGAGTTAAACGGCCATCCCCGCCATGCCGAACAGGTGCGGAATGTCATCGCGGCGGCGTGGATCGATGCAGGGAATGCCGTGTTCGATGTATCTATATTGTCGCCAGCGGCGGTGAGCCGGGACTTGTTTGGCCAGCGCGTACTGGTGGAGCGAGCCGCGTTTATGGAGGCTCAGGCTACGGCACTGGTTCAAGAGCGGGAGGCTTTGACCGAAGACGGGTGGAAAGAGGTCATCATCGGACCCAAGGCCGATGTACAGGATCGGCTCTGGTCGATGACCGAGGCGCAAGTGGAGTATGACGAGGAGACGATCCGCAAGCTGGTGGCGATTGATAAGCGGTGGGAGCGCGTCGAGGGGAAGATTGCCAAGGTGCCAGAAGAGGATATGGACCGGGCGGCGGCGTTGCAGGGGGAACTGGATGCCCTCAATGCCGAGGCGGGCAAACTCCATTCCGAAGCGCCCCGAAAATACAGCGAAGCGACCAAGGCCAAGGGAACGGTATTTCTTATGCTCGACCTCGACGGCAGCGTATGTCGGGAGTATCGTGTTCCCAAGCAGGCCAAGGGGGTTAACGGCAGTGAAGGGAAGGGACCAGATGATGGAACAGCCCTCGCACCCGATGCACCCCCGACCGCTGGTGATTTGAGCGACCGGCAACTTGTGACGACGTTTACGCAGCAGGCGATTGCCGTGCGGCAGGCGATTTTGGAGCAGCGGCTAGTGGGGAAGCGAGTATTGGTGCTGATTCTGCATGATCGCATCCGCTCTGAGGCATTGTCGATTCGGCATGACGCGAACAGCACCACGGTCCATGCCGACCGTACCGAGGGATTTGCATCCCCTGCCTTAACTGCATTACGGAAGCGTCGGGCAGAGATTGACCCGTTTATCAAGAAAGCCCCTCATAATGACGTTGAATCATATGAACGGTTGTGCAAATTGTCCGAGGAAAAGTTGGATGCCTTGATCGAACTACTGACCGCAGAGTGCTTGTCGGCCCATATGTCACGGCGAACGGCACTCATCGAACGTTTGGCGGGTGAACTCGATGTAAACATGCGAGAGGTCTGGCGTCCGGATGCGGCGTGGTTGTCGAGTTACCAGAAGGTGCAATTGGCGGACTTGATCGGCGAGCTTCGTGGCGGAGTGATGCACCGACCCTCCGACGATCGGAAGAAGACGGAATTGGTGTTGTCGCTGGAGAAGTTGTTTGCAGATGCCGCCGAGGGCAAGTTGGAAGATGCCAAGTTGGCCGAGACGGTCAATCGCTGGCTACCGTCGAATCTTCGACCCGAAGCGAAGGCGAAGTGA
- a CDS encoding ribbon-helix-helix protein, CopG family has product MALNDMLKTRYTRQFVFGRHLLIHGNALREAVISCMLRDANDCWGNMKKVAITCRLDGEVIAFLDQLGEQLDRDRSYLIKDAVEQYVQLHRWQIEEVHKAIDEADAGRFATDQEVAATFDELTR; this is encoded by the coding sequence ATGGCTTTGAATGACATGCTTAAAACGAGATACACAAGGCAATTTGTCTTCGGTCGGCACCTGCTAATACATGGAAATGCCTTGCGCGAAGCTGTAATCAGCTGTATGCTTAGGGATGCCAACGACTGCTGGGGGAATATGAAAAAAGTCGCCATCACCTGCCGCCTGGACGGCGAAGTCATTGCTTTTCTTGATCAACTTGGAGAACAGCTTGACCGCGATCGCAGTTATCTGATCAAAGACGCGGTGGAACAGTATGTTCAATTACATCGCTGGCAGATTGAGGAAGTGCATAAGGCTATTGACGAGGCGGATGCCGGTCGATTTGCGACCGATCAAGAGGTTGCCGCGACGTTTGACGAGCTGACCCGGTGA
- the mobF gene encoding MobF family relaxase yields the protein MLRIIQSTSSARAKNYFGSADYYSEGQELIGLWRGAGAARLGLTGCIEKNDWDALCDNRHPSTGHSLTLRRDQGRRVGYDFNFHPAKSLSLLYGITKDDRILQAFQASVRETMKEMESELKTRVRKDGRNEDRITGDMIWGEYTHLTARPVDGIPDPHMHMHCFVFNATFDEKEQRWKAGQFAGLKKDAPYFEARFHSRLAGRMVELGLPVDRTRSGWEIQGLSPATLAKFSRRTALIEKEAADKGITDAKEKEQLGAKTREHKQKDLSMEDLRAIWKARLSDAELESLHRICGRVGGPSIAEDQHAAGQAIDVAVEHWFERKSVVPERRLLATALKHSVGRASIASVEREAQSRNFINAERDGTRLITTREVLSEEKSMIGFARQGRGTCAALHGSDYRIQRDWLNRDQRSAVQHVLSSKDRVILIRGGAGTGKTSMMQEAVEGIEAGGKRVLTFAPSANASRGVLRQEGFVTADTLAMLLINKDLQDQARGQVLWIDEAGLVGAHEMAQVFALADRLDARVILSGDKNQHGSVTRGAVLHLLETEAGLVPAELKDVQRQAGAYKRAVEALSEGRTADGFHQLDQLGWIREIPEADRYKALAADYVATVSAGKSALVVSPTHHEGELISDEIRAQLQQAGKLKKEQRRFPILEKTNLTLGERRDLLNYQAGDVLVFTQNAKGFTKGQRIVVDGKNPLPLDQADRFQVFHQNIMPIASGDLIRVTQNGKTADGAHRLNNGSVYTVKGFNADGNITLNNGWEISKDFGHIKHGYVVTSHASQGQTVDRVFVGQASESFPASSKEQFYVSASRARQQVTLYTDDKAALLDAIAHSDDRMTATELVTIHDRRRHHAVIERMGQELAIRKENGIETRKQQELSHER from the coding sequence ATGCTTCGGATCATACAGAGCACCAGCAGTGCGCGCGCCAAGAATTACTTCGGCAGCGCTGACTATTACAGCGAAGGCCAGGAGCTGATTGGCCTTTGGCGCGGGGCTGGCGCTGCGCGCTTGGGTTTGACCGGCTGCATCGAGAAAAACGACTGGGATGCCTTATGTGATAACCGGCACCCATCCACCGGTCATTCGCTCACGCTGCGCCGCGATCAGGGGCGTCGCGTGGGATATGACTTCAACTTTCATCCCGCCAAGAGCCTCTCCCTGCTCTACGGCATCACCAAGGATGACCGCATCCTCCAGGCATTCCAAGCATCCGTCCGGGAGACGATGAAGGAAATGGAATCGGAGTTGAAAACCCGGGTGCGAAAGGATGGTCGAAACGAAGACCGCATCACCGGCGACATGATCTGGGGTGAATATACCCATTTGACCGCCAGACCCGTGGACGGCATTCCCGATCCACACATGCACATGCATTGTTTCGTTTTCAACGCCACGTTCGACGAGAAAGAACAGCGCTGGAAAGCCGGACAGTTTGCCGGCCTTAAAAAAGATGCCCCCTACTTTGAGGCGCGGTTTCACTCGCGCTTGGCGGGGCGGATGGTGGAATTGGGCTTGCCCGTTGACCGCACGCGCTCCGGCTGGGAAATCCAAGGATTGTCCCCAGCAACGCTCGCTAAATTCTCCAGGCGAACCGCCCTGATTGAAAAAGAAGCGGCGGACAAGGGGATCACTGATGCCAAGGAAAAGGAACAACTTGGCGCAAAAACTCGCGAGCACAAGCAGAAAGACCTGTCGATGGAGGATCTGCGTGCGATCTGGAAAGCACGCCTTTCCGATGCGGAATTGGAGAGCCTCCACCGCATTTGCGGTCGTGTAGGCGGTCCCAGCATTGCGGAAGATCAGCACGCCGCCGGCCAAGCAATCGACGTTGCCGTTGAACATTGGTTTGAGCGCAAGTCGGTGGTGCCGGAGCGGCGTTTGTTGGCGACGGCGCTGAAGCATTCGGTGGGGAGGGCATCCATTGCGTCCGTTGAGCGCGAGGCTCAGAGTCGGAATTTCATCAATGCCGAGCGCGATGGAACGCGCCTAATTACGACGCGCGAGGTCCTCAGCGAAGAAAAATCCATGATTGGCTTCGCGCGCCAAGGGAGAGGAACGTGCGCCGCGCTCCATGGATCGGACTATCGCATTCAGCGGGATTGGCTCAATCGCGATCAGCGCAGCGCCGTGCAGCATGTTCTTTCCTCCAAAGACCGCGTCATATTGATCCGCGGGGGCGCCGGCACCGGCAAAACATCCATGATGCAGGAAGCGGTCGAAGGAATCGAAGCCGGCGGCAAACGTGTACTAACCTTTGCACCCTCTGCCAATGCCAGCCGCGGCGTGCTGCGGCAGGAAGGCTTTGTCACCGCGGATACCTTGGCCATGCTCCTTATAAACAAAGACCTCCAGGACCAAGCCCGTGGGCAGGTCCTCTGGATTGACGAAGCGGGCCTGGTGGGAGCGCACGAAATGGCTCAGGTATTCGCACTGGCGGACCGGCTCGACGCGCGAGTCATTTTATCCGGTGACAAAAATCAGCACGGATCAGTCACGCGCGGAGCAGTCCTTCACCTGCTGGAAACCGAAGCCGGCTTAGTTCCGGCGGAACTCAAGGACGTGCAGCGGCAGGCCGGAGCCTATAAGCGGGCAGTAGAAGCCTTGAGCGAAGGGCGAACTGCAGATGGATTTCATCAACTCGACCAGCTTGGCTGGATCCGCGAGATTCCCGAAGCCGACCGGTACAAGGCTTTGGCCGCGGACTATGTCGCCACCGTCTCCGCGGGGAAGTCAGCGCTGGTGGTGTCCCCTACTCATCATGAGGGAGAACTCATCAGCGATGAAATTCGCGCGCAGCTTCAGCAAGCTGGGAAGCTCAAAAAAGAACAGCGCCGGTTCCCCATATTGGAAAAAACGAATTTAACGCTGGGCGAGCGCCGTGATCTGCTGAACTACCAAGCGGGCGATGTGCTCGTTTTCACGCAAAATGCCAAAGGATTTACCAAGGGCCAGCGGATTGTCGTTGACGGGAAAAACCCGTTGCCCTTGGATCAGGCTGATAGGTTTCAGGTATTTCACCAAAATATCATGCCCATTGCATCAGGTGATTTAATCCGCGTCACGCAGAACGGAAAAACCGCCGATGGCGCCCACCGCCTCAACAACGGTTCAGTTTACACGGTCAAAGGATTTAACGCGGATGGCAATATCACACTTAATAATGGTTGGGAGATTTCCAAGGATTTCGGGCATATCAAGCATGGCTACGTGGTCACCAGCCATGCCAGCCAAGGACAAACTGTAGACCGCGTTTTTGTCGGGCAGGCATCGGAATCATTCCCCGCATCATCCAAAGAGCAGTTTTATGTATCCGCTTCCCGTGCGCGCCAGCAAGTAACCCTCTACACCGACGATAAAGCAGCACTGCTGGATGCCATCGCTCATAGCGATGATCGAATGACGGCAACGGAATTGGTAACGATCCACGATCGCCGCCGACACCACGCGGTGATCGAGAGGATGGGTCAGGAACTGGCCATCCGCAAAGAAAATGGGATCGAAACACGCAAGCAGCAGGAATTGAGCCATGAGCGATAA
- a CDS encoding type II toxin-antitoxin system RelE/ParE family toxin, translating into MQAGYGRPHFFLAFHVALSYIRYVHRIEYSKSALKSLRRMPQNMAEIIRRKIAELARDPYARNTNATKLQGRKGYRLRVGDWRVLYEIDGVRVVILIVDIKPRGGAYQ; encoded by the coding sequence ATGCAGGCAGGTTATGGGCGGCCACATTTTTTCCTTGCCTTCCATGTAGCTTTAAGCTACATTAGATATGTGCATAGGATCGAATATTCCAAGTCGGCGTTGAAATCGCTGCGACGGATGCCGCAGAACATGGCGGAAATCATCCGTCGGAAGATCGCCGAACTTGCCCGCGATCCTTATGCACGGAATACGAACGCGACCAAGCTCCAGGGACGGAAGGGATACCGGCTTCGGGTGGGGGATTGGCGTGTGCTTTACGAAATCGACGGCGTGCGCGTCGTCATATTGATTGTTGATATAAAACCGCGTGGAGGCGCTTACCAATGA
- a CDS encoding helix-turn-helix transcriptional regulator: protein MKTEIIERKGKQFAVVPLKEFERLVHDADMLEDIAGYDEAKARKDEMFPSEVADRLVDGESPIRVFREYRKLTQEQLAKAAGIARAYLTELEGGKKQGSVTVLKKIADALKLELDDIIA from the coding sequence ATGAAAACCGAGATTATTGAACGAAAAGGCAAACAGTTCGCCGTGGTGCCGCTCAAGGAGTTTGAGCGGCTGGTCCACGACGCCGACATGTTGGAAGACATCGCTGGCTATGACGAGGCGAAGGCGAGGAAAGACGAGATGTTTCCGTCCGAAGTAGCGGACCGCCTGGTTGACGGCGAAAGTCCCATCCGAGTCTTCCGCGAGTATCGCAAGCTGACCCAGGAACAACTCGCCAAAGCTGCGGGGATCGCCAGGGCGTATCTGACGGAACTTGAAGGCGGTAAGAAACAAGGATCGGTCACAGTCCTTAAGAAGATCGCCGACGCATTGAAGCTGGAATTGGACGACATTATCGCTTAG
- a CDS encoding type II toxin-antitoxin system RelE/ParE family toxin, whose protein sequence is MRIVWLKSAVESLRSLHAWIATENPIAARQVAQAIRTATFRLGDFPSSGRIGMVPGTREIVLANLPYLIVYRIHDQRVEILRVFHTSRNYPSMRATGFPPVV, encoded by the coding sequence GTGAGGATTGTGTGGCTGAAAAGTGCCGTAGAATCATTACGCTCGCTGCATGCCTGGATCGCCACGGAAAATCCCATCGCCGCTCGCCAGGTCGCTCAAGCAATTCGCACGGCGACGTTTCGCCTCGGTGATTTTCCGTCATCCGGACGCATCGGCATGGTTCCGGGCACACGCGAGATCGTGCTGGCGAATCTGCCCTATTTAATTGTCTATCGTATTCACGACCAGCGCGTCGAGATTCTCCGCGTGTTTCACACGTCGCGGAATTATCCTTCGATGCGGGCTACTGGATTTCCGCCAGTCGTTTGA
- a CDS encoding ParB/RepB/Spo0J family partition protein: MDTRKIQEVDPALICRPAQVRTDFDEQALAELQASIAEVGILQPILVRLEEGKITVLDGERRIRAAITLGLKAVPVIFGEEKLDSAAVKQRQLIANTIRQDLSPLEQADAIRSMMLESGCTAGEVARKIAKSPATVSKLLSLLELPPDLRQRVASGEIGLCAGHELARSMRQDFGSSQRRQRLTAMLDAVRSVVTTGVEDTMEAYIHVLEELLSRTKAARKKGIELPTYLAMLRDQARLKDGSA, encoded by the coding sequence ATGGATACGCGGAAGATTCAAGAGGTTGATCCGGCTCTTATTTGCCGTCCGGCCCAGGTGCGAACTGACTTTGACGAGCAGGCCTTGGCAGAGTTGCAGGCCAGCATTGCGGAAGTGGGAATTCTCCAGCCGATTCTGGTTCGACTGGAAGAAGGCAAGATAACAGTGCTGGATGGCGAAAGGCGCATCCGAGCGGCCATTACGCTGGGACTTAAGGCGGTGCCGGTGATCTTTGGCGAGGAAAAGCTGGATTCGGCTGCGGTCAAGCAGCGGCAGTTGATCGCCAATACAATTCGCCAGGATCTTTCACCTTTGGAACAGGCCGATGCGATTCGGAGCATGATGCTCGAATCAGGTTGCACGGCCGGCGAAGTCGCCCGCAAGATCGCCAAGTCGCCGGCGACGGTTTCGAAGCTGCTGTCATTGCTTGAGCTTCCACCGGATTTGAGGCAGCGAGTGGCATCTGGCGAGATTGGGCTTTGTGCCGGGCATGAGCTTGCGCGGTCAATGCGGCAGGATTTTGGGAGCAGCCAGCGTCGGCAACGGCTGACTGCCATGCTTGATGCCGTCCGTTCGGTCGTGACGACCGGAGTCGAAGACACGATGGAGGCCTACATCCATGTACTGGAGGAGCTTTTATCGCGAACAAAAGCTGCTCGTAAGAAAGGAATTGAATTGCCTACATATTTGGCGATGTTGCGGGATCAGGCAAGGCTCAAAGATGGTTCAGCCTGA
- a CDS encoding dynamin family protein has product MDNLTVPLKKFGYLRDRLALITSDLSDVFGTLGFPQRASDLTLWRERLLEERFKILVLGDMKRGKSTLVNALLGERVLPTKKGLACTAIPTCVRYGEKKRAICYRRPPNAPDELDLVRDPGVLISAVTIPDALYTPRPEDDVEAVKQHRYVRAEVYWPIPICRNGVEIEDTAGLNEGGLAGLERAHATWEQTSSVDAIILVWSCRGIGQDNELKYLNNLRARGWSSKVLFIVYNHFDHDRHDEADLTTFRAAARRLLEPEGISDERIFFLSAEDALNAKVQNEPELLAASRMPLFENAIGEYLMTKRAAAKLEKSVTYAELARAEALSDVQHHAENKPRELVEKVSQARQRATECKAEAERISKAVEMKSLNAAKFLNMAVSDSVRTMIEELCLGVPTALSSISVSSWDAIFDSASAKHSLMKVAMNWAAKIAKAWQTDELTQLVLEHVRTLRSEIDDNAERVESIASELGMLRAKLRSNDGTNPAAIRQNTNKASKDVPEEEAVEQRVTEILNGVESDFSAGDGVVVASIIGGVITGWLAIVFTLAFLPFVIVGAVVAGIFGGMSAGERLKVKTVESVVSAIRQKGPELEQSIVESVQQRFDGMVAAVNLRLGRLCLRIAEGESEIAGILTERQKQADAACDLYSSMRTRLQEHAIELAEIGRHIDSDRGELPERVGKEFGAKFAAFATAMAPAVQEQSAGEHGLPTERELQSKLTKEIWGRLLTCENWLKTEGLWHPALRQRLGTIWAAAIEPIGESSEKEMAVFRAIVALHVAEGDDGVPKPEDIPRRWEDDAFKRRVDKLLDIVSRVAEPGYTQSTENETNAPAEKFRKAYSRAYKKYRGAAEKADLIDRRNDKRDRPF; this is encoded by the coding sequence ATGGACAATTTGACTGTTCCCCTGAAGAAATTCGGTTACCTTCGCGACCGCTTAGCCTTGATCACATCCGATTTGTCTGATGTATTTGGAACATTAGGTTTTCCGCAACGAGCAAGCGATTTAACCCTCTGGCGAGAAAGGCTCCTGGAAGAACGTTTCAAAATCCTTGTGCTCGGCGATATGAAACGGGGGAAATCGACACTAGTTAATGCGCTACTCGGCGAAAGAGTTCTGCCGACGAAAAAGGGACTTGCCTGCACCGCCATCCCCACCTGCGTTCGCTATGGGGAGAAAAAGCGAGCAATCTGCTATCGTCGGCCTCCGAATGCGCCCGACGAATTGGATTTGGTGCGGGATCCAGGAGTTCTGATCAGCGCCGTGACCATCCCGGACGCGCTATACACGCCGCGCCCTGAAGATGATGTGGAAGCGGTAAAGCAACATCGATACGTGCGAGCAGAGGTGTATTGGCCAATCCCGATCTGCCGTAATGGTGTTGAAATTGAGGATACCGCAGGATTGAACGAAGGAGGGCTAGCTGGGCTGGAGCGTGCCCATGCGACCTGGGAGCAAACAAGCAGCGTTGATGCAATCATTCTAGTCTGGTCCTGTAGGGGCATTGGCCAAGACAATGAACTGAAGTATCTCAACAACCTTCGTGCCCGGGGATGGAGCTCCAAGGTGCTTTTCATCGTTTATAACCATTTCGACCACGACCGGCATGACGAAGCCGATCTAACTACGTTTCGAGCAGCAGCACGACGGCTCTTAGAGCCTGAAGGCATTAGCGACGAGCGAATATTCTTCTTATCGGCAGAGGACGCACTGAATGCCAAGGTCCAAAATGAGCCGGAGCTACTTGCCGCGTCGCGAATGCCACTGTTTGAAAATGCGATTGGCGAATACCTGATGACAAAACGGGCAGCGGCTAAGCTGGAAAAATCCGTAACCTACGCGGAACTGGCGCGGGCGGAAGCACTCTCGGATGTTCAGCATCACGCGGAGAATAAGCCGCGGGAACTAGTAGAGAAAGTGTCACAAGCCCGGCAACGTGCCACCGAATGTAAAGCGGAAGCTGAACGAATCAGTAAAGCGGTCGAGATGAAATCGCTTAACGCTGCCAAGTTTTTGAACATGGCAGTTTCAGATTCAGTTCGAACGATGATTGAGGAACTCTGTCTGGGAGTCCCAACAGCACTAAGTTCGATATCCGTCAGTTCTTGGGATGCGATATTTGATTCCGCCAGTGCAAAGCATTCACTCATGAAAGTCGCAATGAATTGGGCCGCTAAAATTGCCAAAGCTTGGCAGACTGACGAGCTTACACAATTGGTTTTGGAACACGTCCGTACATTGCGATCCGAAATAGATGATAACGCGGAGCGTGTCGAGAGCATTGCATCGGAGCTGGGAATGTTACGGGCAAAGCTTCGATCTAACGATGGGACAAATCCGGCAGCGATTCGACAAAATACAAACAAGGCCTCTAAAGATGTTCCCGAAGAAGAGGCAGTTGAACAACGTGTGACGGAAATTCTAAATGGCGTTGAATCAGATTTCTCCGCGGGTGATGGCGTGGTTGTTGCGTCAATAATCGGCGGAGTAATCACTGGGTGGTTGGCCATTGTATTCACTCTTGCCTTTCTGCCATTTGTGATAGTGGGGGCGGTGGTCGCAGGAATTTTTGGAGGAATGTCGGCAGGCGAAAGATTGAAGGTAAAAACGGTAGAATCCGTCGTGAGCGCAATTCGGCAGAAGGGGCCAGAGCTGGAACAAAGCATAGTAGAATCCGTGCAGCAGCGATTTGATGGAATGGTTGCTGCAGTAAACCTGCGACTCGGCAGACTGTGCCTACGAATTGCAGAGGGCGAATCCGAGATTGCTGGTATATTGACCGAAAGGCAGAAACAGGCAGACGCTGCATGTGATCTGTATTCGTCAATGCGGACTCGACTTCAAGAGCATGCCATTGAGCTTGCGGAGATAGGGCGGCATATCGATTCGGATCGCGGTGAGTTACCAGAGCGAGTCGGTAAGGAGTTCGGGGCAAAATTTGCCGCATTCGCAACCGCCATGGCGCCTGCTGTGCAGGAACAATCAGCAGGCGAGCACGGACTTCCAACCGAACGCGAGTTGCAGTCGAAACTAACGAAAGAGATTTGGGGACGTTTACTAACGTGTGAGAATTGGCTCAAAACTGAAGGGCTGTGGCATCCGGCATTGCGACAACGGTTGGGCACTATCTGGGCGGCGGCAATTGAGCCAATTGGAGAATCGTCTGAGAAAGAAATGGCTGTCTTTCGAGCAATTGTGGCCCTCCACGTGGCTGAGGGGGATGATGGAGTGCCTAAGCCAGAGGATATTCCTAGGCGTTGGGAAGACGACGCATTTAAGCGCCGCGTTGACAAATTGCTCGACATTGTGAGTCGAGTAGCTGAGCCGGGCTACACGCAGTCGACCGAGAATGAAACCAACGCGCCGGCGGAAAAGTTTCGCAAGGCTTACTCGCGCGCTTATAAAAAATATCGGGGTGCGGCAGAGAAAGCGGACTTAATTGATCGAAGGAACGATAAGCGAGATCGGCCCTTTTAA